One region of Alphaproteobacteria bacterium genomic DNA includes:
- a CDS encoding acyltransferase, whose translation MIYKNVQALRALAANGVLLSHILSVEQKYGAGFTVLSGNVHFGAIGVDLFFVISGFIMAALANNATWDKFLINRATRIYPPYWFYTTIVLIVSLIAPSMVNSSYDHAPSLWKSYLLIPDTVMPLLAVGWTLIHEMYFYLVFAFILFASRAVKLPLIAWIGVWAIEIITFNLSSTVTFTQPILLLITHPFTLEFILGVCVGMIIRERAFVQISFIIGCIILFISALYIPPAFTFDIDVKDLRHVCLFGIPCALLVLMALKLEMKTIFISPNWLVELGNASYSTYLAHVLVISAIGRVFLALPYHSTFYEILFVLVCMVAPNMVGLFSYRFIELPMQSRLRTAITKLRQ comes from the coding sequence ATGATTTACAAAAATGTACAAGCACTGCGCGCACTAGCAGCAAACGGCGTTCTGCTTTCCCACATATTGTCGGTTGAACAAAAATATGGGGCCGGTTTTACCGTACTAAGTGGCAACGTACATTTTGGCGCTATTGGCGTTGATTTATTCTTTGTTATCTCCGGATTTATCATGGCAGCGCTCGCCAATAATGCGACCTGGGATAAGTTTTTAATCAACCGCGCAACGCGTATCTACCCGCCCTATTGGTTTTATACCACTATTGTACTTATCGTTTCACTGATTGCGCCAAGCATGGTGAATAGCAGCTATGACCACGCGCCATCGCTGTGGAAATCATACTTATTGATACCGGATACTGTAATGCCACTGCTTGCGGTTGGCTGGACACTAATTCATGAAATGTATTTCTATCTCGTCTTTGCATTTATCTTGTTTGCATCACGAGCAGTCAAGCTTCCACTTATTGCTTGGATTGGTGTATGGGCTATTGAAATTATTACGTTCAATTTAAGTAGCACAGTTACATTCACGCAACCTATTCTATTGCTTATCACCCATCCATTCACGTTAGAGTTTATTCTGGGCGTTTGTGTTGGAATGATAATTAGGGAACGTGCATTTGTACAAATCTCATTTATTATTGGCTGCATTATTCTTTTCATTTCTGCGCTTTACATACCACCCGCTTTTACGTTTGACATTGATGTAAAAGATCTGAGGCATGTTTGTCTATTTGGTATTCCCTGTGCATTACTTGTACTCATGGCACTTAAGCTGGAAATGAAAACAATCTTTATTTCACCAAATTGGTTAGTGGAACTGGGCAATGCCTCCTACTCCACTTATCTCGCGCATGTATTGGTGATATCCGCCATAGGCCGGGTTTTCCTTGCGCTGCCATATCACAGCACTTTCTATGAAATCTTATTTGTCTTGGTATGCATGGTTGCGCCAAACATGGTTGGCCTATTTAGCTACCGCTTCATCGAACTTCCGATGCAAAGCAGATTACGCACAGCAATCACAAAATTGCGTCAATAA
- a CDS encoding phosphopantetheine-binding protein, producing the protein MSQLTDEVLDIVAQKAMIDRAKLSADAKLSDLQIGSLDVVEIVFALEDKFEIQIPFNANSTNMEFETVGEVVTIVEKLIVAKKEGRIITEAELFPKKDKPAA; encoded by the coding sequence ATGAGCCAACTTACTGATGAAGTTCTGGATATCGTAGCCCAAAAGGCGATGATTGACCGTGCAAAGCTTTCTGCGGATGCCAAGCTGTCCGACCTGCAAATTGGCTCACTTGATGTGGTGGAAATCGTATTCGCTTTGGAAGACAAGTTTGAAATTCAAATCCCGTTCAACGCCAATTCCACCAATATGGAATTCGAAACCGTTGGCGAAGTAGTCACGATTGTTGAAAAACTCATCGTTGCAAAGAAGGAAGGCCGCATCATCACTGAAGCCGAGCTATTTCCTAAAAAAGACAAACCTGCCGCTTAA
- a CDS encoding DMT family transporter yields MIKCPPVLLGMIVSAIAFVFFTAFDTTAKYVSQNYSMFQVMAVMFVTSTLLMTAYAYVKHRANTKTVLHIHKPGLHLARGVTQIAGQTLAYLALPHVSLAEFYVMIFTSPIIVVLVSAMTLKEKIAKYVWLVLVVNFIGVLVAVRPDESMNWWTLALFMGTFMLSCSLVILRKMMQTESSEIAAITTSGALMIGSVIPALFVYQEMTTHDLLLMGLGGIFFSFAQTFLTIAYRLAPTAYSSPPQFLQLIYGAIAGYLVFGDVPSMWIYVGGAIVIIANVFLIVKQQRDAAQS; encoded by the coding sequence ATGATAAAATGCCCACCCGTTTTGCTTGGCATGATCGTATCGGCTATCGCCTTTGTATTTTTTACGGCGTTTGACACGACAGCAAAATACGTATCACAGAATTATTCCATGTTTCAGGTCATGGCGGTGATGTTTGTAACATCAACACTGCTCATGACAGCCTATGCCTACGTAAAGCATCGGGCAAATACGAAAACCGTTTTGCACATTCATAAACCCGGTTTGCATCTTGCGCGCGGGGTCACGCAAATTGCAGGACAGACCTTGGCATATCTTGCATTGCCGCATGTATCATTGGCGGAATTCTATGTGATGATCTTTACATCGCCCATTATTGTCGTGCTGGTATCAGCAATGACGTTGAAGGAAAAGATTGCCAAATATGTATGGTTAGTTCTGGTAGTGAATTTCATAGGTGTTCTGGTTGCGGTTCGTCCTGATGAAAGCATGAACTGGTGGACGCTGGCGCTGTTCATGGGCACGTTTATGCTGTCATGCTCGTTAGTGATTTTGCGCAAGATGATGCAAACGGAAAGCTCGGAGATTGCTGCCATTACTACATCGGGCGCATTGATGATTGGTTCGGTTATCCCTGCGCTATTTGTTTATCAGGAAATGACAACCCATGATTTGTTGCTGATGGGGCTGGGCGGCATCTTTTTTTCCTTCGCGCAAACATTCCTGACGATTGCATATCGGCTTGCACCAACAGCGTATTCCAGCCCGCCGCAATTCCTGCAACTTATTTATGGCGCGATTGCAGGCTATCTGGTGTTTGGCGATGTGCCAAGCATGTGGATTTATGTTGGCGGCGCGATTGTGATTATCGCCAATGTTTTCCTGATTGTGAAACAGCAACGCGATGCTGCGCAAAGCTGA
- a CDS encoding DMT family transporter: protein MSTPPEQHNSPPNHHAAAFKGMVFAFFGFFFFSCQDVLMSIDTHLYPSLQLTWLNCVMVLATLVTILLVRKGWRGLKVVLHTDHLKIHVIRGGFLAVGTVLVFIAIRDVPLPNFYTIIFIGPLLAVSLSGLFLKEPIGFAKMAALLTGFTGLIIALRPGTEGFNTHSIYVLIAACLFGATALLGRFLGRKDTALCLIFYPITMLVVFFSIPVAIEFKPIASEHIFQVLLTGVFTTLAFFCNAHGYKMAPIYLIAPCQFLQFFWGTIAHAVINNKLPEREVVLGAICIILSNAMIIYLQYRQQKKETLV from the coding sequence ATGTCTACGCCGCCAGAACAGCATAACTCTCCACCAAACCATCATGCGGCCGCCTTTAAGGGTATGGTTTTTGCGTTTTTTGGCTTCTTCTTTTTTAGCTGTCAGGACGTATTGATGTCGATAGATACCCATCTGTATCCGTCGCTGCAACTAACGTGGCTGAACTGTGTCATGGTGCTTGCCACATTGGTGACGATATTATTAGTCCGCAAAGGCTGGCGCGGATTAAAAGTTGTGCTGCACACTGATCATTTAAAAATTCATGTCATTCGCGGCGGATTTCTGGCGGTTGGAACGGTGCTGGTGTTTATCGCTATCCGCGATGTGCCGCTGCCAAATTTTTATACCATCATTTTTATTGGCCCACTATTGGCAGTAAGTTTGTCTGGGCTGTTTTTAAAAGAACCGATTGGTTTTGCCAAAATGGCTGCGCTGCTTACGGGCTTTACTGGCCTCATCATTGCGCTGCGCCCGGGAACGGAAGGGTTTAACACCCACAGCATTTATGTGCTGATTGCGGCATGCCTGTTTGGTGCAACCGCATTATTAGGACGGTTTTTGGGCCGCAAAGATACAGCGTTATGTCTTATCTTTTATCCGATTACCATGCTGGTTGTATTCTTTTCAATTCCGGTTGCCATTGAATTCAAGCCGATTGCGTCAGAACATATTTTTCAAGTTTTATTGACGGGCGTATTCACAACGCTGGCGTTTTTCTGTAATGCGCATGGGTATAAAATGGCACCGATTTATCTTATTGCCCCATGCCAGTTTTTGCAGTTTTTTTGGGGAACAATTGCCCACGCCGTAATAAACAATAAATTACCGGAACGCGAAGTGGTGCTGGGCGCGATATGCATTATCCTAAGCAATGCGATGATTATCTATTTGCAATATCGCCAGCAAAAGAAAGAAACCCTTGTATGA
- the alaS gene encoding alanine--tRNA ligase encodes MKTLTDIRTTFLDTFKSANHSVVESSPLVPRNDPTLMFTNSGMVQFKNIFTGAETRPYTRATTAQKCVRAGGKHNDLENVGYTARHHTFFEMLGNFSFGDYFKDVAIELAWNLITKEYGLPKEKLLVTVFADDDQAAGYWKKIAGLSDDKIIRIPTSDNFWQMGDTGPCGPCSEIFYDHGPKVAGGPPGSADQDGDRFIEIWNLVFMQYEQLEPGKRIPLPKPSIDTGMGLERLAAVLQGVHSNYETDLFMALINLSADLTKVKPEGASLASHRVIADHLRASSFLIADGVMPGNEGRGYVLRRIMRRAMRHAHILGAKEPLMYRLLPELVKLMGAAYPELIRAQPLISETLKLEETRFKQTLDRGLKLLEEEAMKLSGKPLAGDVAFKLYDTYGFPLDLTQDVLRGKNLTVDTEGFNAAMERQKAEARKSWAGSGDAATSRIWFELREEIGATEFLGYSTEKAEGQVKAIVIDGKKAQSANAGQKVSIVINQTPFYGESGGQVGDTGVMTLGDTVIRVDDTKKEAGDVLVHHGVVEKGNVKIGDGLNLLVNHERRSAIRANHSATHLMHEALRRVLGEHVSQKGSQVTPDRLRFDFSHSVSMTAEQRKAVEDMVNDRIRANEEVITRILTPDEAMKEGAMALFGEKYDDEVRVLSMGGFEEGKTKQFSMELCGGTHVKRTGDIGLFKIISESAVAAGIRRVEAVTGIGALAYFNEQERVVQQAAEALRVNAGDVATRIASLVEDYKKIEKELSNVKRQALIGGETAGEKANKKIGDITYVPRIMNDVAPKDLKSLVDALKQQRKEKSVIVLLSSFEGKVNVVVGVTEDMTGQVNAVNVVKQAVQILGGTGGGGRPDMAQGGGSDPNKMSEAISAIEDGLKKLTAA; translated from the coding sequence ATGAAAACCTTAACGGATATCCGCACCACTTTTTTAGATACGTTCAAAAGCGCTAACCACAGCGTGGTGGAATCAAGCCCGCTTGTGCCGCGTAACGACCCGACCTTGATGTTCACCAATTCGGGCATGGTGCAATTCAAAAATATTTTTACTGGCGCGGAAACGCGGCCCTATACCCGCGCAACCACCGCACAAAAATGTGTGAGAGCAGGTGGAAAACACAATGACTTAGAGAATGTCGGTTACACAGCGCGCCATCATACCTTCTTTGAAATGCTCGGTAATTTTTCATTCGGCGATTATTTTAAAGATGTTGCAATCGAACTTGCGTGGAATCTCATCACCAAAGAATACGGCCTGCCAAAAGAAAAACTATTGGTAACGGTGTTTGCCGATGATGATCAGGCAGCGGGCTATTGGAAAAAAATTGCGGGCTTATCGGATGATAAAATCATTCGCATTCCTACATCCGATAACTTCTGGCAAATGGGTGATACTGGCCCATGTGGTCCTTGCTCTGAAATTTTTTATGATCACGGGCCAAAGGTTGCTGGCGGCCCGCCAGGAAGCGCAGACCAAGACGGCGATCGTTTCATCGAAATCTGGAATTTGGTGTTCATGCAATATGAACAATTGGAACCGGGTAAACGTATTCCGCTTCCTAAACCTTCCATCGATACCGGCATGGGGTTGGAGCGTTTGGCTGCCGTATTGCAAGGCGTTCATTCAAATTATGAAACCGATTTGTTTATGGCGCTAATTAATCTCTCTGCCGACTTAACCAAGGTAAAACCTGAAGGCGCATCACTCGCATCGCACCGCGTGATTGCCGACCATTTACGCGCATCATCTTTCTTGATTGCGGATGGTGTTATGCCGGGCAATGAAGGCCGCGGCTATGTGCTCCGCCGTATCATGCGCCGTGCCATGCGTCATGCGCATATTCTTGGCGCAAAAGAACCCCTCATGTATCGCTTGCTGCCGGAATTGGTGAAGTTGATGGGCGCGGCATATCCTGAACTCATCCGCGCGCAGCCACTTATTTCCGAAACATTGAAACTTGAGGAAACGCGCTTCAAACAGACATTGGATAGGGGCCTGAAGCTTCTTGAAGAAGAGGCGATGAAGCTTTCTGGCAAGCCGTTGGCCGGTGATGTTGCATTCAAGCTTTATGATACCTATGGCTTCCCGCTCGATCTAACGCAGGATGTTTTGCGCGGCAAAAACCTTACGGTAGATACTGAAGGCTTTAATGCAGCAATGGAACGCCAAAAAGCCGAAGCACGTAAAAGCTGGGCGGGTTCGGGTGATGCGGCCACATCGCGTATCTGGTTTGAATTGCGCGAAGAAATCGGTGCAACGGAGTTCCTTGGTTATTCAACAGAAAAGGCGGAAGGTCAGGTCAAAGCGATTGTTATTGATGGCAAAAAAGCACAAAGTGCAAATGCCGGCCAAAAAGTTTCAATTGTTATCAATCAAACACCGTTCTACGGCGAATCTGGCGGGCAGGTGGGTGATACCGGCGTTATGACGCTTGGTGATACTGTTATCCGTGTCGATGACACCAAAAAAGAAGCGGGCGATGTGCTTGTACATCACGGTGTTGTTGAAAAAGGTAACGTGAAAATTGGCGATGGTTTAAACCTGCTGGTTAATCATGAACGCCGTTCCGCTATTCGCGCTAACCACTCCGCGACCCATTTGATGCATGAAGCTTTGCGCCGTGTACTGGGTGAACATGTGAGCCAAAAAGGTTCACAAGTTACACCTGACAGACTTCGCTTTGACTTCAGCCATTCGGTGAGCATGACTGCGGAGCAGCGCAAAGCCGTTGAAGATATGGTCAATGACCGCATCCGCGCAAATGAGGAAGTGATAACCCGTATCCTCACGCCCGATGAAGCGATGAAAGAAGGCGCGATGGCCTTGTTTGGCGAAAAGTATGATGACGAAGTGCGTGTGCTTAGCATGGGCGGCTTTGAAGAAGGAAAAACAAAACAATTCTCGATGGAGCTATGTGGCGGTACGCACGTAAAACGTACAGGTGATATTGGCCTCTTTAAAATCATCAGCGAAAGTGCCGTAGCTGCCGGTATCCGCCGTGTGGAAGCGGTAACAGGCATCGGTGCGCTTGCATATTTCAATGAGCAGGAACGCGTGGTGCAGCAAGCTGCGGAAGCCTTGCGCGTCAATGCGGGCGATGTTGCAACGCGCATCGCATCACTGGTTGAAGATTATAAGAAGATTGAGAAAGAATTATCGAATGTGAAGCGTCAGGCACTCATTGGTGGTGAGACTGCTGGAGAAAAAGCCAATAAAAAAATTGGTGATATCACGTATGTGCCAAGAATTATGAATGATGTTGCGCCTAAAGATCTTAAATCACTCGTTGATGCGCTAAAGCAGCAGCGGAAAGAAAAATCCGTGATTGTTCTGCTGTCTTCATTTGAAGGCAAAGTGAATGTCGTTGTTGGCGTTACTGAAGACATGACAGGCCAAGTAAACGCAGTAAATGTTGTGAAGCAAGCCGTGCAGATTTTAGGTGGTACAGGCGGCGGTGGGCGTCCTGATATGGCACAAGGCGGAGGTTCTGATCCAAATAAAATGTCAGAAGCGATTTCGGCTATCGAAGATGGCTTGAAAAAGTTGACAGCAGCTTAA
- a CDS encoding beta-ketoacyl-[acyl-carrier-protein] synthase family protein, translating to MKRVAITGLGVVSAIGASVPDFWNSLKNGETGIKVITNILTEGLVNKMGAEVKGFDPAVHFDPKKLPMYDRFSQLAMVAGRQAIADSGLKFEGELAEATACIMGTGVGGQNTLEESYTKLINLGGALGAQSGANVRVHPFTVPRLMANAAGCQISMENNILGPGYTIASACASATHAIGTAFHMIRSGMMTAVVTGGSEACLTFGTLKGWEALRVVAPDTCRPFSLGRQGMVLGEGAGCLVLEEWEHATKRGATIYGELAGFGMSSDAKDITTPDAGGMARAMKSALRDASLNTGDVHYINAHGTGTRSNDATETKAIKMAFGDTVPPLSSSKSMFGHALGAAGALEMVATILAIKNQIAPPTISFVEKDPECDLDVIPNTAREMKINAAISNSFAFGGLNAVLAVKRA from the coding sequence ATGAAACGCGTTGCTATTACTGGTCTCGGCGTCGTATCTGCAATTGGTGCATCCGTGCCCGATTTCTGGAACTCGCTTAAAAACGGCGAAACAGGTATCAAGGTTATTACCAATATCCTGACCGAAGGCCTCGTCAATAAAATGGGCGCAGAAGTCAAAGGCTTCGACCCGGCCGTCCATTTTGATCCCAAGAAACTACCGATGTATGACCGCTTTTCGCAATTGGCAATGGTGGCTGGCCGGCAGGCGATTGCTGACAGTGGCTTGAAATTCGAAGGTGAACTGGCTGAAGCCACCGCATGTATTATGGGCACAGGCGTTGGTGGTCAAAACACGCTCGAAGAATCCTATACCAAACTTATCAATTTAGGCGGCGCACTGGGTGCGCAATCAGGTGCAAATGTTCGCGTACATCCGTTCACCGTGCCACGCCTCATGGCAAATGCTGCGGGCTGCCAGATTAGCATGGAAAACAATATTCTTGGCCCCGGCTATACCATCGCCAGCGCATGCGCATCTGCAACACATGCAATTGGTACAGCCTTTCATATGATACGAAGCGGCATGATGACCGCTGTTGTCACCGGTGGTTCCGAAGCATGCTTGACATTCGGTACACTTAAAGGTTGGGAAGCATTGCGCGTTGTTGCACCAGATACCTGCCGTCCCTTCTCTTTGGGTCGTCAGGGTATGGTGCTGGGTGAAGGCGCGGGGTGCCTGGTTCTGGAAGAATGGGAACACGCAACCAAGCGCGGCGCGACCATTTACGGTGAACTAGCTGGCTTTGGCATGAGCAGCGATGCAAAAGACATCACAACACCAGATGCAGGCGGTATGGCACGCGCCATGAAATCAGCCCTGCGCGATGCATCACTGAATACTGGCGATGTACATTATATTAACGCGCATGGCACTGGTACACGCAGCAATGATGCAACCGAAACCAAAGCCATCAAAATGGCCTTTGGCGATACAGTTCCACCCCTATCATCCAGCAAATCGATGTTTGGTCATGCGCTGGGCGCAGCTGGCGCCCTTGAAATGGTTGCAACTATTCTGGCGATTAAAAACCAGATTGCGCCGCCGACCATCAGTTTTGTTGAAAAAGACCCCGAATGTGATTTGGATGTTATTCCAAACACCGCTCGTGAAATGAAGATCAATGCCGCTATCAGCAATTCCTTTGCTTTTGGTGGCTTAAACGCAGTGCTGGCAGTTAAACGCGCCTAA
- a CDS encoding DUF2125 domain-containing protein gives MNRRAALLLGILVALLIAYIFYWFDVKANVVAQYNTWQKEQTAAGATISPDISVGGFPFAVTLRSDNFKYERADAFRINIPDLKLSVNPLTPFRITATSESPAKFYFFKANYTFTTKSLMVSVARPLFKARGKNDNGLFVQVRLTSLGLDESHKVALGNLVQELSFKAKVKGVSPMWDDKKSVEAWRDSEGSIDLDRVFLNWGSLLVNAKGNLVLDKDNQPNATLSSTISGYEQAIDVLRDQNQVQPIVASVIKAALKLLEDPKTPPGEVKTIRVPVTIKDSKLSIAGVDITSWDPYPVP, from the coding sequence ATGAATCGGCGCGCGGCACTCTTACTTGGCATTCTGGTTGCCCTTCTTATTGCCTATATTTTTTACTGGTTCGATGTGAAAGCTAACGTCGTTGCACAGTACAACACATGGCAAAAAGAACAGACCGCTGCGGGCGCAACCATCTCTCCGGATATTTCAGTTGGCGGTTTTCCATTTGCGGTCACCCTGCGCAGCGACAATTTCAAATATGAACGCGCAGATGCCTTTCGTATTAATATCCCTGATTTAAAATTATCGGTTAACCCGCTTACTCCATTCCGCATAACGGCAACTTCAGAAAGCCCGGCAAAATTTTATTTCTTTAAAGCCAATTATACCTTCACCACCAAAAGCCTGATGGTAAGTGTCGCGCGCCCATTATTCAAAGCGCGCGGTAAAAATGATAATGGGTTATTTGTTCAAGTGCGCCTTACATCACTCGGGCTTGATGAAAGCCACAAGGTTGCGCTGGGCAATCTTGTGCAAGAACTAAGCTTTAAAGCCAAAGTCAAAGGCGTGTCGCCGATGTGGGATGACAAAAAATCTGTAGAAGCCTGGCGCGACAGTGAAGGTAGCATTGATTTAGACCGCGTATTTTTAAACTGGGGTTCATTGTTGGTAAACGCCAAAGGCAATCTGGTGCTTGATAAAGATAACCAGCCCAATGCAACCCTAAGCAGCACCATTAGCGGATATGAACAGGCGATTGATGTACTACGTGACCAAAACCAGGTACAACCGATTGTGGCGAGCGTGATCAAGGCTGCGCTGAAATTGCTGGAAGATCCAAAAACCCCGCCGGGCGAAGTAAAAACCATCCGCGTACCTGTGACAATTAAAGACAGCAAGCTGTCGATTGCAGGCGTAGATATTACAAGCTGGGATCCGTATCCTGTTCCTTAA
- the lpxD gene encoding UDP-3-O-(3-hydroxymyristoyl)glucosamine N-acyltransferase: MSTPKSITLQSIAQSLGGSVIGNDALAVHRLVHPKDAKSDQDLLLAFDKTLHSFLETTPARAVVLAKEQEELARTFIEKYGQKSGVVLVDRPRFAMSKLTELFARPDFTTRGIHKTASVDETAKIGKNVAIGPLCFVGPHAEIGDNSTLVSQVTLGAYAKIGKNSLVHAGARIADYVEIGERAVLHYNAVIGSDGFSFVTPERGSVETAKAGHASTVEAFNHTIHRIHSLGSVIIGNDVEIGACTTIDRGTVTHTRIGNGTKIDNQVQIGHNVEIGENCLICGTAGIAGSTVIGNRVVLAARTGIADHLKVGDDAVLMAASQLGTNLPEKAIYMGFPAMPRERFMDQIMHLARLKFMSKRIGGLEEKVNNLETSKKTG; this comes from the coding sequence GTGTCAACGCCAAAATCCATAACCCTGCAATCGATTGCGCAAAGCCTTGGCGGAAGCGTGATTGGCAACGACGCATTGGCTGTTCATCGCCTGGTCCATCCAAAAGATGCGAAAAGTGATCAAGATTTATTGCTGGCCTTTGATAAAACGCTGCACTCGTTTTTGGAAACAACACCTGCCCGCGCCGTTGTATTGGCAAAAGAACAAGAAGAACTTGCCCGCACATTTATCGAAAAATATGGGCAGAAAAGTGGCGTTGTGTTAGTTGACCGCCCGCGTTTTGCCATGTCTAAACTCACGGAACTATTTGCCCGTCCTGATTTTACTACCCGCGGCATCCACAAAACTGCCAGCGTGGATGAAACCGCAAAAATCGGAAAAAATGTTGCGATTGGTCCGTTATGTTTTGTTGGCCCGCATGCCGAAATTGGCGACAACAGCACGCTTGTTTCCCAAGTAACACTTGGCGCCTATGCAAAAATTGGCAAAAATAGCCTTGTTCATGCAGGTGCGCGCATTGCGGACTATGTCGAAATTGGTGAGCGCGCTGTTTTACACTATAATGCGGTCATCGGTTCGGATGGTTTTAGTTTTGTCACGCCAGAACGCGGCAGCGTTGAAACAGCCAAAGCAGGTCATGCAAGCACCGTTGAAGCATTTAATCATACCATTCACCGCATTCATTCGCTTGGATCGGTTATCATTGGCAATGACGTTGAAATAGGCGCCTGCACGACCATTGACCGCGGCACAGTGACCCATACGCGCATCGGCAATGGCACCAAGATTGATAATCAGGTGCAAATTGGGCATAACGTGGAAATCGGCGAAAACTGCCTGATTTGCGGCACGGCTGGCATTGCGGGTTCTACCGTAATCGGCAACCGTGTGGTGCTGGCGGCACGCACTGGCATTGCTGATCATCTTAAAGTGGGCGATGATGCTGTGCTTATGGCGGCTTCGCAACTGGGTACTAATTTGCCAGAAAAAGCCATTTATATGGGATTTCCTGCCATGCCACGGGAACGCTTCATGGACCAAATCATGCACTTGGCACGCCTTAAATTTATGAGTAAACGTATCGGCGGTCTGGAGGAAAAGGTTAACAACCTTGAAACCTCAAAAAAGACTGGCTAA